The nucleotide sequence aggaggaggagcggacccggggtcggcgattgcccgctccggggccgaggctgacacgcccgaggcgtgggcgttgggcaaacacgccgtcagcccggtgggctcggcagCGGTAGTGGAacaagtggcggtggaggcgacgcaactgcccccgcagaggaccgagggggcgccggggtccgttgaggaccaaccggcgccgatggacacggaggcaatgcctctgccgccgccgccgcctttgcGGATGAGGGTCATCATGGCGAAGCAGTtgccgccccgctcgaggtaggtgtatttttggtggggtcgcagTGCCTTTTGTTCGTTCTTTTGTCTTGTACTGACCCTGTGATCGTCTTGTCCTTAGCCGGAAGTGgcctgcggaggtgcctaccttggcgcccctcaaagcgctcaaggttaaccccagctctaccgcccactgggtggcggaggcgcaagccgccctgcatcatggcgcggcgtcggcgagggccgacccgaaggagctagCCCCTctaggaggggctgccgaggcggccctAACACAGGAAGGGGAAGTAGCGCCTCCGCCCCGCGATGGCGAGGCTCGTGGGTCGGATGCGGCCGGGCTACCCTTGGCCACCGAGACCACCGGGACCGAGGTCCCTGGGGTTTCGCAGGCCGGGGCGACAGAGACTGCGGCGCCCGGGACCATCGAGGCCGCTGCGGCGGGCACCGAGGCCCTCGCAaccgccgaggccacgatggcggaggccggagcccccgagactgCCGAGGCCGcgatggcagaggccggagcccccgggaccactgaggccacgatggcagaggccggagcccccgggaccactgaCGCTGACGCGATCGTGGCGGGGCTGCCAGCCCAGGaaatggagatgaaggcggcgaaggccttggcggcacccttggttcaaggcccaccGCCGTTGCGatagagcgcccgggaggtggagattcttccga is from Miscanthus floridulus cultivar M001 chromosome 7, ASM1932011v1, whole genome shotgun sequence and encodes:
- the LOC136465365 gene encoding uncharacterized protein; the protein is MSSSTLSDEEILHRVGETVEAKLRGGNLIPIAMRPSRGFLSLGMRDVRSSPPPVPEDTRRRAINRAHANAQKKQKDAKAVKHTKKILAREELDKRRRQQRKDVEMVPGALVSSLALLGGGGADPGSAIARSGAEADTPEAWALGKHAVSPVGSAAVVEQVAVEATQLPPQRTEGAPGSVEDQPAPMDTEAMPLPPPPPLRMRVIMAKQLPPRSSRKWPAEVPTLAPLKALKVNPSSTAHWVAEAQAALHHGAASARADPKELAPLGGAAEAALTQEGEVAPPPRDGEARGSDAAGLPLATETTGTEVPGVSQAGATETAAPGTIEAAAAGTEALATAEATMAEAGAPETAEAAMAEAGAPGTTEATMAEAGAPGTTDADAIVAGLPAQEMEMKAAKALAAPLVQGPPPLR